In Bacteroidales bacterium, one DNA window encodes the following:
- a CDS encoding acetyl-CoA synthase subunit gamma yields MNKKYIIGTVDTVVGTVNQISTLWSSSDLWSTIKVRWSTGRMNYSVKQGLYAIGTPNADSDIFVSANYKLSFDHLRRALHGMNAWVLVLDTKGINVWCAAGKKTFSTENIIKSIKNTSLEQIIKHRKIIVPQLGAPGVAAHEVKEKSGFSVIYGPVLACDIKPFIENGYKATPSMRKVNFTLKERAKLIPVDLMYGKYKLMIAIGVILILSGIDKTGFSFSRIIETGSFSVCSVLWAYIAGIVITPLMLPYTPFRAFALKGAIWGTVSTLVIKQFFNVSNLNFIALGFFSISIASFAAMNFTGSSTYTSLSGVKKEMKWSIPLQIAFAAIGIILFIISKLV; encoded by the coding sequence ATGAATAAAAAGTATATCATAGGAACCGTTGATACTGTTGTTGGAACAGTAAACCAGATTTCAACCCTCTGGAGTAGCTCAGATTTATGGAGCACAATTAAGGTGCGTTGGTCTACAGGAAGGATGAACTATAGCGTGAAGCAAGGATTATATGCTATTGGAACGCCCAATGCTGATTCGGACATTTTTGTTTCTGCTAATTATAAATTAAGCTTTGATCATCTTCGTCGAGCTCTGCATGGCATGAATGCTTGGGTACTTGTACTTGATACAAAAGGCATAAACGTTTGGTGTGCTGCAGGAAAGAAAACATTTAGCACAGAAAATATTATTAAAAGTATTAAAAACACATCACTTGAACAAATAATAAAACACCGAAAAATTATTGTGCCTCAATTAGGTGCTCCCGGAGTTGCTGCTCATGAAGTGAAAGAAAAATCTGGGTTTAGCGTTATTTATGGACCCGTTCTTGCCTGCGACATCAAACCATTTATTGAAAATGGGTACAAAGCAACTCCCTCCATGCGGAAAGTCAATTTCACATTGAAAGAACGAGCAAAACTTATTCCTGTCGATTTGATGTATGGCAAGTATAAGTTAATGATAGCTATTGGTGTAATTTTGATACTATCAGGGATTGATAAAACAGGCTTTTCTTTTTCCAGAATTATCGAAACAGGTTCTTTCTCGGTATGTAGTGTTTTGTGGGCTTACATTGCAGGGATTGTGATTACTCCACTTATGCTACCCTATACCCCCTTTCGTGCTTTTGCTTTAAAGGGGGCTATATGGGGTACAGTTTCAACTTTGGTTATAAAACAATTCTTTAATGTATCAAATTTAAATTTTATCGCTTTGGGGTTTTTCAGCATAAGCATTGCTTCGTTTGCTGCAATGAATTTCACTGGTTCATCAACCTACACTTCGCTTTCGGGGGTTAAAAAGGAGATGAAATGGTCTATTCCTCTTCAGATAGCTTTTGCTGCAATAGGTATTATTCTTTTTATTATTTCGAAACTGGTATAA
- a CDS encoding arsenate reductase ArsC, producing the protein MKILILCTGNSCRSQMAEAFLQSYDKSLKVFSAGTEPAYRINRFAIQVMSEIGIDISHQNPKHVNKFLNEEWDYVITVCGGANETCPAFIGKVKQRWHLGYDDPAEATGTDEEKLVVFRRVRDEISEGFKAFYNNQILGKHGCGCAANSKTKQHRFSITEL; encoded by the coding sequence ATGAAAATATTAATTCTTTGCACAGGCAATAGCTGCCGAAGCCAAATGGCAGAAGCCTTCTTACAATCGTACGATAAGAGTTTAAAGGTTTTTTCTGCTGGAACAGAACCTGCTTATAGAATCAATCGATTTGCAATTCAGGTTATGAGCGAAATAGGAATAGATATTAGCCATCAAAATCCAAAACATGTTAACAAATTTTTGAACGAAGAATGGGATTATGTGATTACTGTTTGCGGTGGTGCAAACGAAACCTGCCCTGCATTTATTGGAAAGGTAAAGCAACGCTGGCACTTGGGATATGATGACCCAGCCGAGGCAACAGGAACTGACGAAGAAAAATTAGTGGTTTTTCGTAGAGTTCGTGATGAGATAAGTGAAGGGTTTAAAGCATTTTATAACAATCAAATACTAGGAAAACATGGATGTGGCTGTGCTGCTAACAGTAAAACCAAACAACATCGTTTTTCTATAACTGAACTGTAG
- a CDS encoding ABC transporter ATP-binding protein — protein sequence MFIELKNLTKTYQRHEGAINAVDNLSLGIAKGSFVTITGASGSGKTTLLLILGGLLHPTSGEMFYNFKKIDLQNEEELANFRSNHVGFIMQSFALVPYLTALENIMIALNVKNSDKTANRKRALELLEWVGLDDRTTHYPKELSAGQQQRVAIVRALANSPDLLLADEPTGNLDPNLSEEILGILREINQKQNTTVIMVTHSPMAAEYGSNRIKLNNGKVVI from the coding sequence ATGTTTATAGAGTTAAAAAATCTAACAAAAACATACCAACGCCACGAAGGGGCTATCAATGCGGTAGACAATCTTTCACTTGGCATAGCCAAAGGTTCATTTGTAACCATTACAGGAGCTTCTGGTTCGGGCAAAACAACCCTTCTGTTAATTCTAGGTGGTTTACTGCATCCAACTTCAGGTGAAATGTTTTACAACTTTAAGAAAATAGACCTACAAAATGAAGAAGAACTTGCCAATTTCCGTAGTAACCACGTGGGATTTATAATGCAGAGTTTTGCTCTTGTTCCATACCTTACTGCATTGGAAAACATAATGATTGCATTAAATGTAAAAAACAGCGATAAAACAGCCAATAGAAAACGGGCGTTAGAGTTACTAGAATGGGTTGGTTTGGATGATCGCACCACTCATTACCCGAAGGAGCTATCAGCAGGTCAACAACAACGTGTTGCTATTGTCCGTGCATTGGCAAATAGCCCAGATCTATTGCTTGCCGATGAACCTACTGGCAACCTAGACCCTAATTTATCCGAAGAAATACTTGGTATTTTAAGAGAAATAAACCAAAAACAAAATACCACTGTGATTATGGTTACACATAGCCCTATGGCTGCAGAATATGGTAGTAATAGGATAAAACTTAATAATGGAAAAGTCGTAATTTGA
- a CDS encoding ABC transporter permease, whose translation MTLIDLTLKELWHRKSQLISGLLAITLGIGVIVGIRSISVISEKAVAVNLDNLGANILVLPQAASVDNYYSADIDAPTFPESYIERIVTSTLSGVDNMSPKLTRRVKIGNESIVLTGILPKSEIASKPIWQKGGLLGTPLAASCAPKPNAQPAKYLDEKLQRKGIDTLAESDCFIGSAVAQRLRVKENGTLTIENRTFAIVKVLPETGTVDDDRVFANLHTVQALLGTGEQISAIEIMGCCSAISDGLLSKMRNILPDTRITTIGQIVSTQIETNRMMNKISLIFLIIILFVGSISIGNYIWANVNERRKEIGILRMIGYHKKHVYFILILKAVIMGIVGGITGYIVGTLAAIWLGPQFAGIEVSPLYMLFFISIIISITISILGSVIPAYMAGKIEPFSNMQEE comes from the coding sequence ATGACATTAATAGATTTAACGTTAAAAGAGCTTTGGCATCGCAAATCTCAACTGATTTCGGGGTTACTCGCCATAACACTTGGTATCGGAGTAATTGTTGGCATCCGCTCAATTTCAGTAATATCGGAAAAAGCGGTTGCCGTGAATCTTGATAACTTAGGCGCAAACATTCTCGTGTTGCCTCAAGCAGCAAGTGTAGACAATTACTACTCTGCCGATATTGATGCACCTACTTTTCCCGAAAGTTATATTGAAAGAATTGTAACCTCTACCCTGTCTGGTGTTGATAATATGTCGCCAAAATTAACCCGTAGGGTAAAAATTGGCAACGAAAGTATTGTGCTTACGGGTATCCTCCCTAAAAGCGAAATTGCCTCAAAGCCAATTTGGCAAAAAGGTGGATTATTGGGAACTCCGTTAGCTGCAAGTTGTGCTCCTAAACCCAATGCACAACCCGCAAAATACTTAGACGAGAAGTTACAGCGTAAAGGAATTGATACCCTTGCAGAATCCGACTGTTTTATTGGGTCTGCTGTTGCTCAAAGGCTCCGTGTAAAAGAAAATGGTACGCTTACTATCGAAAACAGAACCTTTGCCATTGTAAAGGTTTTACCCGAAACAGGAACTGTTGATGATGATAGGGTATTTGCAAACCTACATACTGTTCAAGCCCTTTTAGGTACAGGAGAGCAAATAAGCGCAATTGAAATTATGGGTTGTTGTAGTGCAATTTCAGACGGCTTGTTGAGCAAAATGCGTAATATTTTACCTGATACACGCATAACCACTATTGGGCAAATTGTTTCAACCCAAATTGAAACTAACCGCATGATGAATAAAATATCACTGATATTTCTCATCATCATACTATTCGTAGGTAGCATATCTATTGGTAATTACATTTGGGCAAATGTAAACGAACGTAGAAAAGAAATAGGTATTCTTCGTATGATTGGTTACCATAAAAAGCATGTGTATTTCATACTCATTCTTAAAGCGGTTATAATGGGTATAGTAGGTGGAATTACTGGATATATTGTTGGAACATTAGCGGCTATTTGGCTAGGGCCCCAATTTGCAGGAATTGAAGTAAGCCCATTGTACATGCTATTTTTTATTTCGATTATCATCTCAATCACCATTTCAATACTTGGATCAGTAATTCCTGCTTATATGGCAGGGAAAATCGAACCATTCTCAAACATGCAGGAGGAATAA
- a CDS encoding winged helix-turn-helix transcriptional regulator: protein MNKAKKFDESLQDLAKFARVISHPARLAILQYLAETKTCISGDISDFIPLSRTTVSQHLKELRDLGLIYGEIDGLKVNYCLCGSSIEKYLQMFDSFFEPIKLINIDCNVDCHSESK, encoded by the coding sequence ATGAATAAAGCGAAAAAATTTGATGAATCATTGCAGGACCTTGCGAAATTTGCTAGAGTTATATCCCATCCTGCTAGATTGGCAATATTGCAATATCTAGCAGAAACAAAAACCTGTATTTCGGGTGATATTTCCGATTTTATACCTCTGAGTCGAACCACCGTTTCGCAGCACCTTAAAGAATTAAGAGATTTAGGGCTGATCTATGGTGAGATTGATGGGTTAAAGGTTAACTATTGCCTTTGTGGCTCTTCAATTGAGAAATACCTGCAAATGTTCGATAGTTTTTTTGAACCCATAAAGTTGATTAACATTGATTGTAATGTTGATTGTCATTCAGAATCAAAATAG
- a CDS encoding DUF190 domain-containing protein, with the protein MEIKGEAKLLRIFISSTDKFKHQPLYEVIVFNAKQQGIAGATVLKGIMGYGSSSAIYSPTNWELTEKVPLVVEILDESEKIEKFIEVILPIFDDLNKGCMITVEKANIILHKKGVKKQS; encoded by the coding sequence ATGGAAATAAAAGGTGAGGCCAAACTATTACGAATATTCATCAGTTCAACCGATAAATTCAAGCATCAACCCCTTTACGAGGTGATAGTTTTTAATGCAAAACAGCAAGGAATTGCTGGAGCAACTGTTCTTAAAGGGATTATGGGCTACGGCTCAAGCAGTGCAATATATTCACCAACCAATTGGGAGTTAACCGAAAAAGTTCCACTTGTTGTGGAAATATTAGATGAGTCGGAAAAAATCGAGAAATTTATTGAGGTCATCCTACCAATATTTGATGACCTAAATAAGGGATGTATGATTACTGTAGAAAAGGCAAATATTATTCTTCACAAAAAGGGAGTCAAAAAACAATCTTAA
- the crcB gene encoding fluoride efflux transporter CrcB, whose product MFRLILIIGTGGFIGTVSRFLASRYIQNHILSAFPYGTFLVNIVGCFLIGLFFGLSEKGDIMNSDWRMFLTVGFCGGFTTFSTFANENIALLRDGDFFYFALYTSLSVFLGLMATYFGNLITKIL is encoded by the coding sequence ATGTTTCGACTAATTCTTATAATCGGTACAGGAGGCTTTATAGGAACGGTTTCTAGATTTTTAGCATCTCGTTATATTCAAAATCATATCCTTTCGGCATTTCCCTACGGGACTTTTCTTGTCAATATTGTCGGATGTTTCCTAATTGGATTATTCTTTGGCCTTTCGGAGAAAGGGGATATAATGAATTCTGATTGGCGAATGTTCCTAACCGTGGGTTTTTGTGGAGGGTTTACCACATTTTCAACTTTTGCCAACGAGAACATTGCTCTATTAAGGGATGGAGATTTTTTTTATTTTGCTCTCTACACTAGCCTAAGTGTATTTCTCGGGCTTATGGCTACATATTTCGGTAATCTTATCACTAAAATTCTATAG
- a CDS encoding arsenate reductase ArsC codes for MKILVLCTGNSCRSQMTQGLLQSFDPSLEVHSAGTRPAASVNEYAIKVMTEIGIDISSNKPKSVSVYLGEDWDYVITVCGSANEFCPIFYGKVKHRIHIGFDDPSLVTGSEDRILSEFRYTRDKIKQRLFKFYQENLKES; via the coding sequence ATGAAGATTTTAGTTTTATGTACAGGCAATAGTTGTCGAAGCCAGATGACTCAAGGTCTTTTGCAATCATTTGACCCCTCTCTCGAAGTTCATTCCGCAGGAACAAGACCCGCAGCAAGTGTTAATGAGTATGCCATAAAAGTTATGACAGAAATTGGGATAGATATCAGTTCAAATAAACCTAAAAGTGTAAGTGTTTATCTTGGAGAGGATTGGGACTATGTAATTACCGTTTGTGGCAGTGCTAATGAATTTTGTCCCATTTTTTATGGTAAAGTAAAACATCGTATTCACATTGGTTTTGACGATCCTTCCTTGGTTACAGGTTCTGAGGATCGAATACTAAGTGAATTCCGATATACTAGGGATAAAATAAAGCAGCGATTGTTTAAGTTTTACCAGGAGAATTTGAAAGAGAGTTAA
- the nadB gene encoding L-aspartate oxidase, translating to MPNYNCDFLIIGSGIAGLSYALKVADHGKVILISKASLDVTNTAYAQGGIAAVTYDPDTFEKHVQDTLICGDGLCNEEIVRMVVSEAPAQISQLIQWDVRFDRKQNGQYDLAREGGHSEHRILHHKDNTGFEIQRALSQKVKQHPNIQVFENYFAVEIITQHHMGVQIKKGNPDVTCYGAYILDLKTQKVGKFLARVTVMATGGTGNIYHTTTNPLIATGDGIAMVYRAKGVVENMEFIQFHPTSLYHPGERPSFLITEAMRGFGAILKTRDGKELMSKYDKRGSLAPRDIVARAIDHEMKMRGDDFVYLDATFKDPNEIKHHFPNIYEKCLSIGIDITKDMIPVVPAAHFLCGGIKVNTDGESSIHRLYAIGECSSTGLHGANRLASNSLIEAIVYAERAAKHSLEAAKKINFNEEIPDWNYEGTTHTEEMVLITQSYKEMQQIMSNYVGIVRSNLRLERALHRLEIIYRETEELYKKSILTQNLCELRNLINVGYLIIKNAQKMHESRGLHYSIDYPRHKGSEF from the coding sequence ATGCCAAACTACAATTGTGATTTTTTGATTATCGGCTCTGGTATTGCGGGATTAAGTTATGCACTTAAGGTAGCCGATCATGGGAAAGTTATTCTAATTTCAAAAGCAAGTCTCGACGTTACCAATACCGCCTATGCACAAGGAGGTATAGCCGCTGTTACTTATGATCCAGATACATTCGAAAAGCATGTTCAGGATACTTTGATTTGTGGTGATGGACTGTGTAACGAAGAGATTGTAAGAATGGTCGTATCGGAAGCTCCCGCACAAATCAGCCAGCTAATTCAGTGGGATGTTAGGTTTGATCGTAAGCAAAATGGGCAGTATGATTTAGCCCGTGAGGGAGGACATTCAGAGCATAGAATATTACACCACAAAGACAATACTGGGTTCGAAATTCAACGAGCATTATCACAAAAAGTAAAACAACACCCTAATATTCAGGTTTTTGAAAACTACTTTGCTGTTGAAATAATTACACAGCACCACATGGGGGTACAAATTAAAAAGGGAAACCCCGATGTAACCTGCTACGGAGCGTACATCCTCGATTTAAAAACACAAAAAGTAGGTAAATTCTTGGCTCGTGTTACTGTAATGGCAACAGGCGGAACAGGCAATATTTACCATACAACCACAAACCCACTTATCGCAACTGGCGATGGTATTGCCATGGTATACCGTGCAAAAGGCGTTGTTGAGAATATGGAATTTATACAATTTCACCCAACTTCACTCTATCATCCTGGCGAACGTCCATCGTTCCTTATTACCGAGGCTATGCGTGGATTTGGAGCCATACTCAAAACAAGGGATGGTAAAGAATTGATGAGTAAATACGATAAGCGAGGCTCTCTTGCTCCCCGTGATATTGTTGCCCGAGCCATTGACCACGAGATGAAAATGCGTGGGGACGATTTTGTTTACCTTGATGCAACTTTTAAGGATCCAAACGAAATAAAGCACCATTTCCCGAATATCTACGAGAAATGCCTTTCGATAGGAATTGATATCACTAAAGATATGATTCCTGTTGTTCCTGCCGCTCATTTCCTTTGTGGTGGAATAAAAGTTAACACTGATGGGGAGAGTTCTATTCATCGTCTTTATGCAATTGGAGAGTGCTCATCAACTGGTTTGCATGGTGCAAATCGACTTGCATCTAACTCGCTAATTGAGGCAATTGTATATGCCGAAAGGGCTGCAAAACATTCACTAGAAGCAGCTAAAAAAATCAACTTTAACGAGGAAATTCCTGATTGGAACTACGAGGGTACAACCCATACCGAGGAGATGGTACTAATTACACAAAGTTACAAGGAAATGCAGCAGATCATGAGTAATTATGTGGGAATTGTGCGTTCTAATCTTCGTTTGGAGCGAGCACTACATCGCCTTGAGATTATTTATCGAGAAACAGAAGAACTCTATAAAAAGTCGATATTAACACAAAATCTATGTGAACTTCGTAACCTAATTAATGTTGGATATTTGATTATTAAAAATGCCCAAAAGATGCATGAGAGTAGAGGTCTACACTACTCAATTGATTACCCTCGGCACAAAGGATCGGAGTTTTAA
- a CDS encoding peptidase, with the protein MKTPRIICVTILLASLLASNAFSCTIIAVGKKATADGSVIISHTDTGPDSRIFYVPGKTYKAGEMAPIFWGIQDADRPLNDDGKILGYIPQVEKTYGYFQSAYSHINEYQLGIAESTTAQRDELICTLENGKQIMTIEQAMIFALQRFKKAKDATLFIGNLLTTYGFLPSSGDGSETLVIADTEEAWVFEVFGVGAGWTPESKKLGAIWAAQRLPEDQGTMIPNWSIIKEINAKDKENFMVSANYMQEAIDRGWYNPKSGKPFIWQDIYAPLPEEYATSRFWLFYHTFTPNLKNWPDRMLDPTNPFKGMQPYYQVVEPLSLYPFAAVPEKKISVQDVMAFQRSTFEGTIYDMTSYPEWLVPDGKGGYVKSPLATPFPGSEMRKLIKQTYRRPVARHRGHYGMVMQLRGWLPNEIGGVYWVYLDNPYFSPYIPIYSGNLSVAETYNTYDPNKYDEKSARWAIDFVDNLANFRFQDIVKDVRAVRDPFEAEMFNNQKAIEDEALALYKKDPKSAREHLTNYSNGKMNRVTEMFTDLRNQIITKYTNNHE; encoded by the coding sequence ATGAAAACCCCAAGAATTATTTGTGTTACAATACTTTTGGCATCATTGCTAGCATCAAATGCCTTTTCGTGTACAATTATTGCTGTTGGTAAAAAGGCTACTGCCGATGGTTCAGTAATAATATCGCATACCGATACAGGCCCCGATTCACGAATTTTCTATGTTCCGGGCAAAACCTATAAAGCAGGTGAAATGGCTCCAATTTTTTGGGGAATTCAGGATGCTGATCGTCCGCTAAACGATGATGGTAAAATACTTGGATATATACCCCAAGTTGAAAAAACTTATGGGTATTTTCAATCGGCATACTCACATATAAATGAGTATCAGCTTGGCATAGCCGAGAGTACCACAGCACAAAGGGATGAGCTAATTTGCACCCTCGAAAATGGTAAACAAATAATGACCATTGAGCAAGCAATGATTTTTGCTTTACAAAGATTTAAAAAAGCAAAGGATGCAACCCTATTCATTGGTAATCTGCTAACAACCTATGGTTTTCTCCCCTCAAGCGGTGATGGTTCTGAAACCCTAGTAATTGCTGATACCGAAGAGGCTTGGGTTTTTGAAGTGTTTGGCGTTGGTGCGGGTTGGACTCCTGAAAGCAAAAAACTTGGTGCAATTTGGGCAGCACAAAGATTACCAGAGGATCAAGGAACTATGATTCCAAACTGGAGCATCATTAAAGAGATAAATGCGAAGGATAAAGAGAACTTCATGGTTTCTGCAAACTATATGCAGGAGGCTATTGATCGTGGATGGTATAACCCAAAATCAGGGAAACCATTTATTTGGCAAGATATTTATGCTCCACTTCCTGAGGAGTACGCTACAAGCCGTTTCTGGCTATTCTATCATACATTTACTCCAAATTTAAAGAATTGGCCCGATAGAATGCTCGATCCTACAAATCCATTTAAGGGGATGCAACCATACTATCAGGTAGTTGAGCCACTTTCGTTATACCCATTTGCAGCAGTTCCGGAGAAAAAAATTTCGGTTCAAGATGTAATGGCATTCCAACGCTCAACCTTTGAGGGTACAATCTACGATATGACATCGTACCCAGAATGGCTTGTTCCCGACGGAAAGGGTGGATATGTAAAAAGCCCACTTGCAACTCCTTTCCCGGGGAGTGAAATGAGAAAACTTATTAAGCAAACATATCGTCGTCCAGTTGCCCGTCACCGTGGACACTACGGGATGGTAATGCAACTTCGTGGTTGGCTACCCAATGAAATTGGGGGCGTATACTGGGTTTATCTCGATAATCCTTACTTTAGCCCATATATACCAATCTATTCAGGAAATCTTTCGGTTGCTGAGACCTATAATACCTACGATCCAAACAAATACGATGAAAAATCGGCTCGTTGGGCAATAGATTTTGTCGATAATCTTGCAAACTTCCGTTTTCAGGATATAGTTAAGGATGTTCGTGCTGTTCGCGATCCTTTTGAGGCAGAAATGTTCAACAATCAAAAGGCGATTGAGGATGAGGCATTGGCTCTTTACAAAAAGGATCCTAAATCCGCACGTGAGCATTTAACCAATTACTCCAATGGTAAGATGAATAGGGTTACCGAGATGTTTACTGATCTCCGAAACCAAATAATTACCAAGTACACCAATAACCACGAATAA
- a CDS encoding peptidase: MRMKFYLPLIACLFLLFESCKPKISAPEEVLSQIATIDSIKPIANDTLFKSTYVVWFKMPLDHNNPNSPTFPLRAYYSHKDFNKPVVVVIDGYTMYTSKANELTRILDANQITIEHRFFDRSRPKDSIPWSYLNVKQAAADQHQIIEAFKPFYKGKWVSTGISKSGQATIFHRRFYPNDVDASVPYVAPLNFSSEDPRVYDFLNKVGTDECRLKIYDFQIQLFEKKKEIFPLFEALAKKNNWEFKMGLDRAYDLSVLEYSFAFWQWGSSCESIPLKGSPTQILFLHWKMINPFTFFDEEDIEKTRPFFYQAMTEIGMYGYQVKPFSKYLKDTSNIIFNFAMPNGHKAVFNPDIMKDIDSWVKESGNNMLYIYGQNDAWSSTAVNPGNKTNAVLMINPEGSHKTRISSFPVQMQDSIYTVLEKWLKVDLSSKKHGGGGNFTGTKRVFQIL; this comes from the coding sequence ATGCGAATGAAATTCTACCTCCCACTAATTGCTTGCTTATTTTTACTGTTTGAATCGTGCAAGCCAAAAATTTCAGCCCCAGAAGAAGTGCTGTCCCAAATTGCTACTATCGATAGCATTAAACCAATTGCCAATGACACGCTATTTAAATCAACCTACGTTGTTTGGTTTAAAATGCCGCTCGATCATAATAATCCCAACAGCCCAACATTCCCCTTAAGGGCTTACTATTCACATAAAGATTTTAATAAACCCGTTGTTGTTGTGATTGATGGTTACACCATGTATACCTCAAAAGCCAATGAGCTTACACGAATTCTCGATGCAAACCAGATAACCATTGAGCATAGGTTTTTTGATCGAAGCCGTCCCAAGGATTCAATTCCTTGGAGCTACTTAAATGTGAAACAGGCTGCTGCGGATCAGCATCAGATTATTGAGGCTTTTAAGCCTTTCTACAAAGGCAAGTGGGTATCAACGGGCATAAGCAAAAGCGGACAGGCAACAATTTTTCATCGTCGGTTTTACCCCAACGATGTTGATGCTAGCGTACCCTACGTTGCTCCACTAAATTTTTCGAGCGAAGATCCAAGGGTTTACGATTTCCTAAACAAGGTGGGTACTGATGAGTGTAGGCTTAAGATTTACGATTTTCAGATACAGCTTTTCGAAAAGAAAAAGGAGATTTTTCCATTGTTTGAAGCCTTGGCAAAAAAGAATAACTGGGAGTTTAAAATGGGATTGGATAGGGCATACGATTTAAGCGTTTTAGAGTATTCTTTTGCCTTCTGGCAATGGGGCTCATCATGCGAGAGTATTCCATTAAAAGGATCACCGACCCAAATTCTCTTTCTTCACTGGAAAATGATTAATCCGTTTACATTCTTTGATGAGGAGGACATAGAAAAAACCCGCCCATTCTTTTATCAAGCAATGACCGAGATAGGGATGTATGGGTATCAGGTTAAACCGTTCAGCAAATATTTGAAAGATACTTCAAATATCATTTTTAACTTTGCAATGCCCAATGGGCACAAAGCGGTATTCAATCCCGATATAATGAAGGATATTGATTCATGGGTAAAAGAATCGGGGAACAATATGCTTTACATCTATGGTCAGAACGATGCATGGTCATCAACAGCAGTGAATCCGGGTAATAAAACGAATGCAGTTTTAATGATTAACCCTGAAGGAAGCCATAAAACAAGAATTAGCAGTTTTCCGGTTCAGATGCAGGATAGCATTTATACCGTACTTGAAAAGTGGTTGAAAGTAGATCTCTCTTCAAAAAAGCATGGTGGAGGAGGCAATTTTACTGGAACAAAGCGTGTTTTTCAGATATTGTAA